In the genome of Ancylomarina subtilis, one region contains:
- a CDS encoding sigma-54-dependent transcriptional regulator has translation MNILIVDDDKSSGSAVAEFIDEQLGYKTKLCHNGEEALLALKEDNFQMVISDMRMPGISGLDLLKRIKQLPNGSAIEVVIMTGFGDLETSIEALRSNAYDYLLKPVNVEELAILIERVVESIQLKAEKSDLNKQANTDLSNVKSEEGERVKYYETTIRDITSVGKVGVFSDAMRSVVKMAEQFHEDRTVPVLIEGETGTGKEVMARLVHFGQESDILQPFISINCSAISPTLFESELFGYETGAFTGARKEGKLGKLELAQGGTLFLDEIGEMPLDMQPKLLRVLQQKEMYRVGGNKAISLDVRVIFATNRNLKQMVAEKTFRSDLYYRLNTGRLYIPPLRERKEAILSFSQVFLDQYSKKRGRRFRFISKDAKKMLQEYDWPGNIRELKNSIERATLLYNDLELKPEHLRFLHADDNDFESLEHVLVPGRIVLPDNELDIEQLELEIVRKALKKFDNNKSKTADYLCITRSALRSRMNKL, from the coding sequence ATGAATATTCTTATTGTTGATGATGATAAATCCAGTGGATCTGCTGTTGCAGAATTTATTGACGAGCAGCTGGGTTACAAAACAAAACTTTGCCACAATGGGGAAGAGGCTTTGCTTGCTTTAAAAGAGGATAATTTCCAGATGGTTATATCTGATATGAGAATGCCTGGTATTTCCGGTTTGGATCTTCTGAAAAGAATTAAACAACTCCCCAATGGCTCGGCAATCGAAGTGGTGATTATGACGGGGTTTGGTGATCTGGAAACCTCGATTGAGGCTTTGCGTAGCAATGCTTACGATTACCTGCTTAAGCCTGTTAATGTTGAGGAATTAGCCATCCTTATTGAGCGGGTTGTTGAGAGCATTCAATTAAAAGCAGAAAAATCGGATTTAAATAAGCAGGCCAACACGGATCTTTCGAATGTGAAAAGTGAAGAAGGAGAACGCGTGAAATATTACGAAACCACAATTCGCGATATCACCAGTGTTGGTAAAGTGGGGGTCTTTTCTGATGCCATGCGTAGTGTGGTGAAGATGGCGGAACAGTTTCATGAGGACAGAACAGTTCCTGTTTTGATTGAAGGAGAAACAGGTACAGGGAAAGAAGTTATGGCGCGTTTGGTTCATTTCGGACAGGAAAGCGATATTCTTCAGCCTTTTATTTCGATCAATTGTTCAGCCATATCGCCAACACTGTTCGAAAGTGAACTGTTTGGATACGAAACGGGGGCCTTTACCGGCGCACGGAAAGAAGGAAAGCTCGGTAAACTGGAATTGGCACAAGGCGGAACTCTGTTTTTGGATGAGATAGGAGAGATGCCTTTGGATATGCAGCCCAAATTGTTGCGTGTCTTACAGCAAAAGGAGATGTATCGTGTGGGAGGCAACAAGGCCATAAGTTTGGATGTAAGGGTGATATTTGCCACCAATAGAAATCTGAAACAGATGGTGGCTGAAAAAACATTCCGAAGTGATCTTTATTATCGCTTAAATACAGGCAGACTTTATATTCCGCCCTTAAGAGAACGCAAAGAGGCCATTTTATCCTTTTCGCAAGTCTTCTTGGATCAGTATTCAAAAAAACGTGGGCGTCGCTTCCGTTTCATCAGTAAGGATGCAAAAAAGATGTTACAGGAATACGATTGGCCTGGAAATATCAGAGAGCTTAAGAATTCTATAGAGAGAGCAACGCTGCTTTATAACGATCTGGAACTAAAACCAGAACATTTGCGCTTTTTGCATGCTGATGATAATGACTTTGAGAGTTTAGAACATGTTTTGGTTCCCGGAAGAATTGTTTTACCTGATAACGAATTGGATATTGAGCAGTTGGAGTTGGAAATCGTTCGGAAAGCCTTGAAGAAGTTTGATAACAACAAATCTAAAACGGCTGATTATTTAT
- a CDS encoding ABC transporter substrate binding protein: MKLIRYIALACFLFISLQSFSSLRKKILVLHSYHQGLRWTDNVNSGIKTVLDSLGNQFELDYEYLDTKRNPSLEYLNKITELYDLKLLKEKYDAIIVSDNNALSFVKDHREKYFQNTPIIFCGINHFADEMIAGMKNITGIAEDLDLEGTVDLVLSTRPNTKHLFVINDDKTTTAKLNKLLMRDLEGKYKGRLNFIYHEDESLNELVDKVDKVQGDTSILLLTFNKDKNGKFISFQDNLDLIVPHSKVPVYIAWAFFISDGVFGGKVVSGKLHGQMAAQMVVSIIEGTPVDSIPIYRKPLDEYVVNYKELKRFGINEAILPSETHILNKPQSFYSDNKEWIQIVLGILLIATAIILVLSQAILRRIKAEKALLREQGRLKISVMHERLMAKIGRLLNASEDFKNVLDDVLKLMTDEMNVARVSLYSFNDSSDAAVKIKSRVLTKGDRIKDVDRFYFSEIEHAIKRVKMNLSVVSTDLSNLNEKEQAYYRKRNIKAVVLLPVVVGNEVLGLMGFSQNEVHKWTRDEIGVFFSTVNMIANAWERNSLMNARLEAEQKNVEAMRMLEESSLLASVGVLSAGITHEINQPLNAIKISADSVLYWQKRNPGQLPEMFVRKINTISEETSRIDAIIKHMRTFYDKPNVVEENTIDMVEGVKRALSLVKRQVCDHSIELVDELPQSSILVNANYVQFEQVVVNLIVNAIQSLDQVQKKDKKIRLVVLQDDTHGVLEVHDNGTGIDHAIREKIYDPLFTTKESGKGSGLGMAIVKLFIDRFQAEISDYNNEDGGASFILRFKLLNRK; the protein is encoded by the coding sequence ATGAAGTTGATACGCTACATTGCTTTAGCTTGCTTTTTATTTATATCTCTTCAATCGTTTTCATCTCTTAGAAAAAAGATATTGGTGCTGCATTCTTACCACCAGGGTTTGCGGTGGACCGATAATGTCAATTCGGGAATTAAGACCGTTTTGGATTCTTTGGGCAATCAGTTTGAATTGGATTACGAATATCTGGATACCAAACGAAACCCTTCCCTCGAATACCTTAATAAGATCACTGAACTGTATGATCTGAAACTTTTAAAGGAAAAATACGATGCGATTATTGTTTCAGATAATAATGCTTTATCCTTTGTCAAAGATCATCGGGAAAAATATTTTCAAAACACGCCCATCATCTTTTGTGGAATCAATCATTTTGCAGATGAGATGATTGCCGGGATGAAAAACATTACCGGTATTGCTGAAGATTTGGATTTGGAAGGGACTGTCGATCTGGTTTTAAGCACACGACCCAATACGAAGCATCTTTTTGTGATCAACGATGATAAAACAACCACTGCTAAGTTGAATAAACTTTTGATGCGTGATCTTGAAGGGAAATATAAGGGTAGACTGAATTTTATTTATCACGAGGATGAAAGTTTAAACGAGCTGGTTGATAAGGTTGATAAAGTACAGGGGGATACCTCAATTTTGCTGTTGACTTTCAACAAAGACAAAAATGGAAAGTTTATTAGTTTTCAGGATAATTTAGATCTGATAGTCCCTCATAGCAAAGTGCCTGTATACATTGCATGGGCTTTCTTTATTTCAGATGGGGTTTTTGGGGGAAAGGTGGTCAGTGGTAAATTGCATGGGCAAATGGCGGCCCAAATGGTTGTCAGTATCATTGAGGGGACTCCTGTTGATTCTATCCCGATTTATCGAAAACCACTTGATGAATATGTGGTGAATTATAAAGAACTCAAGCGATTTGGAATAAACGAAGCGATACTTCCTTCAGAGACACATATCCTTAATAAACCTCAATCTTTTTACAGTGATAATAAGGAATGGATTCAGATTGTTTTGGGGATTCTCCTTATTGCAACAGCCATAATTTTGGTTCTGTCACAAGCGATCTTACGAAGAATTAAGGCAGAAAAAGCCTTGTTGAGAGAGCAGGGCCGATTGAAGATATCAGTCATGCACGAGCGTTTAATGGCTAAAATTGGACGTTTATTAAATGCGTCCGAGGATTTTAAAAACGTTTTGGATGATGTTTTGAAATTGATGACGGATGAAATGAATGTCGCTCGTGTCAGTCTTTATTCTTTTAACGACTCATCAGATGCCGCTGTGAAAATCAAGAGTCGGGTTTTAACCAAAGGCGATCGTATTAAGGATGTTGATCGGTTTTATTTTTCTGAAATAGAACATGCAATTAAGCGTGTGAAGATGAATCTGAGTGTTGTTTCAACGGATTTATCAAATTTAAATGAAAAGGAACAGGCTTATTACAGAAAAAGAAACATCAAAGCCGTAGTGCTTTTACCGGTTGTGGTTGGGAATGAAGTTTTGGGTTTGATGGGTTTCTCACAGAATGAGGTTCACAAATGGACCCGTGACGAAATTGGTGTTTTCTTTTCGACGGTGAACATGATAGCAAATGCCTGGGAGCGCAATTCACTGATGAATGCCAGACTTGAGGCTGAGCAGAAGAATGTTGAAGCCATGCGAATGTTGGAGGAGTCGTCTCTTCTGGCTTCAGTTGGGGTCTTGTCTGCAGGAATTACCCATGAAATCAATCAACCCCTGAATGCCATTAAAATATCGGCAGACAGTGTCCTGTATTGGCAGAAGAGAAATCCGGGTCAGTTACCTGAGATGTTTGTTCGGAAAATCAACACAATTTCGGAAGAAACCTCACGAATTGATGCAATTATCAAGCACATGCGAACGTTTTATGACAAACCCAATGTGGTTGAGGAAAATACCATCGATATGGTTGAGGGGGTTAAAAGAGCCTTGTCTCTGGTAAAACGTCAGGTTTGTGATCACAGTATCGAATTGGTTGATGAATTGCCCCAAAGTTCCATTTTGGTTAATGCCAATTATGTGCAGTTTGAACAAGTTGTTGTGAATTTAATCGTGAATGCCATTCAATCTTTGGATCAGGTTCAGAAGAAGGATAAAAAAATCAGACTTGTTGTCCTTCAGGATGATACCCATGGGGTATTGGAGGTGCATGATAACGGGACAGGTATCGATCATGCAATTCGTGAGAAAATATACGATCCCTTATTTACGACCAAAGAATCCGGGAAGGGGAGTGGTCTGGGAATGGCAATAGTCAAATTGTTTATCGATCGGTTTCAAGCAGAGATATCCGATTACAATAATGAAGATGGAGGGGCTAGTTTTATTTTAAGATTTAAATTGCTGAATCGAAAATAG
- a CDS encoding CIA30 family protein has translation MIVNNLILFDFNKDTTLANWQVVNDGVMGGDSEAQFGINSEGHAVFSGEVSLENNGGFTSVRYRFTPIDVRSHQKVVLRIKGDGKTYQFRLKSSLSDVHSYVKLFTTTGEWQSIEINFADMHPRFRGRVLNRPNYPGESLCEIAFLIANKKAETFSLEIDEISLN, from the coding sequence ATGATTGTGAATAATTTGATTCTTTTTGATTTTAACAAAGATACCACACTTGCCAACTGGCAAGTTGTAAACGATGGGGTAATGGGAGGGGACTCCGAAGCTCAATTTGGAATTAACTCAGAGGGGCATGCTGTTTTTTCAGGAGAGGTTTCTCTCGAAAACAATGGCGGTTTTACCTCTGTGCGTTATCGTTTTACACCAATAGATGTCAGAAGCCATCAAAAAGTAGTCCTGCGAATCAAGGGAGATGGTAAGACCTATCAATTCAGACTTAAATCAAGTTTGAGTGATGTTCATTCCTATGTCAAACTTTTCACAACAACAGGTGAGTGGCAAAGTATCGAAATTAATTTTGCTGATATGCATCCCCGCTTTCGGGGGAGAGTATTAAATCGCCCGAATTACCCGGGAGAAAGCCTGTGTGAAATTGCTTTCCTGATTGCCAATAAAAAGGCAGAAACCTTTAGCCTGGAGATAGATGAAATTAGTTTAAACTGA
- a CDS encoding GNAT family N-acetyltransferase: MMEKIRLTDISQLWFDNAWALYKDAFPMDERRLLKRQASIMSHPNYHFEVILEDDCFLGLLFWWEFDDLRYIEHFATLPGHRGKGYGKDILNAFKQRDTRPVVLEVERPDDELKQRRIQFYERIGFVLNDQYYEQPAYREGGQPLHLLLMSYPLGISDADVAHFIKDYHPIIYVLKSD, encoded by the coding sequence ATGATGGAGAAGATCAGATTAACAGACATAAGTCAGCTCTGGTTTGACAATGCCTGGGCATTGTATAAGGATGCTTTCCCTATGGATGAGAGACGTTTGCTTAAACGACAAGCTTCCATAATGTCTCATCCCAATTATCATTTTGAAGTGATTTTAGAGGATGATTGTTTTCTGGGTTTACTTTTTTGGTGGGAATTTGATGATTTACGCTATATCGAACATTTTGCGACGCTTCCAGGTCATAGGGGAAAGGGGTATGGTAAAGATATTCTGAATGCATTCAAGCAAAGGGATACGAGACCTGTTGTTTTGGAAGTCGAACGTCCTGATGATGAGCTTAAACAAAGGCGAATTCAATTTTACGAACGCATTGGTTTCGTTTTAAACGATCAGTATTATGAGCAGCCTGCCTATCGGGAAGGAGGGCAACCCTTACATCTGCTGTTGATGTCATATCCTTTGGGGATTTCAGATGCGGATGTGGCCCATTTCATTAAGGATTATCACCCGATTATTTATGTACTTAAGTCGGATTGA
- a CDS encoding HD domain-containing protein, which produces MNQEQIIERTVDFVKAVLADAEGGHDWWHIYRVWKSAKQIAQSEEVDWFVVELGALLHDIADSKFHGGDESVGPQKARAFLESLNVDEAVIVHVENIISNISFKGGNQIQHFKSAELDVIQDADRLDAMGAIGIARTFNYGGHKNREIYNPDIEPNLNMSKEAYKNSVAPTLNHFYEKLLLLKDRMNTKAGRKMAEKRHAFMETYLEQFYQEWEGVL; this is translated from the coding sequence ATGAATCAAGAACAGATTATAGAGCGGACCGTCGATTTTGTTAAAGCCGTATTGGCTGATGCCGAGGGAGGACATGATTGGTGGCACATTTACAGGGTATGGAAATCAGCTAAACAAATTGCACAATCAGAGGAAGTCGATTGGTTTGTTGTTGAGCTGGGAGCCTTGCTTCACGATATTGCCGATTCGAAGTTTCATGGCGGGGATGAATCCGTCGGTCCTCAAAAGGCACGTGCTTTTTTAGAGTCTTTAAATGTGGATGAAGCTGTGATTGTTCACGTTGAGAATATTATTTCGAACATCTCATTCAAAGGGGGGAATCAGATTCAGCACTTCAAGTCAGCTGAGTTGGACGTCATTCAGGATGCCGATCGTTTGGATGCTATGGGAGCCATTGGTATTGCACGAACCTTTAATTATGGCGGTCATAAAAACAGAGAGATTTACAATCCTGATATCGAGCCAAATTTGAATATGAGCAAGGAGGCGTATAAGAATTCTGTTGCGCCAACATTGAATCATTTCTATGAAAAACTGCTTTTGTTAAAGGATAGAATGAACACCAAAGCGGGGAGAAAGATGGCTGAAAAACGTCATGCCTTTATGGAAACCTATTTGGAACAGTTTTATCAGGAGTGGGAAGGTGTTTTGTAA
- a CDS encoding sulfite exporter TauE/SafE family protein, with protein sequence MLYFWIILIVSVASLVKGITGFGFALVALPPLMIWYSPKELIPVLILCNLFSSLVIVLQKKDRKLVNQEFQILIVYGALFTIVGVLLLKHISEHTLIIVMSVFFILLSILTLLGVKYTLKLSRLSYKLMGAFLGFLTGSISVSGPPLALFLHSANVDNQEFREIFSWFSIVTACIALVGYYFVGLLSMTTFKMTLLFIPILYLGSFLGKRLNHRISPVLFKNMSVIITLLSSLFLILK encoded by the coding sequence ATGCTTTATTTTTGGATTATACTGATTGTATCAGTGGCAAGTTTGGTTAAGGGGATTACGGGTTTTGGTTTTGCTTTGGTGGCTTTACCTCCTCTGATGATTTGGTATTCGCCCAAAGAGTTAATTCCGGTATTGATTCTTTGCAATCTGTTTTCCTCCCTTGTTATTGTTTTGCAAAAGAAAGATAGAAAACTTGTGAACCAAGAGTTTCAAATTCTGATTGTGTATGGGGCATTATTTACGATTGTGGGTGTATTATTACTCAAGCATATTTCGGAGCACACCCTTATTATTGTGATGAGTGTTTTCTTTATCTTATTGTCGATACTGACTTTGTTAGGTGTTAAATATACCCTTAAATTATCTCGTTTATCGTATAAGCTAATGGGCGCATTCCTAGGTTTCTTAACGGGAAGTATATCCGTTAGCGGACCGCCGCTTGCTCTCTTTCTTCATTCTGCAAATGTTGATAACCAGGAATTCCGCGAAATCTTTTCATGGTTTAGTATTGTAACGGCATGTATTGCTCTGGTGGGTTATTATTTTGTGGGACTCTTAAGCATGACAACCTTTAAAATGACGCTCTTATTTATTCCCATACTCTATCTGGGTTCATTTTTAGGGAAAAGATTGAATCATCGCATTTCACCCGTTTTGTTTAAAAACATGAGCGTGATTATTACGCTGCTTTCAAGTTTGTTTTTGATACTAAAATAG
- a CDS encoding YeiH family protein has product MKLNQRHTSTLYGIILFLCFLPFISPAIALALGIMLSFLGLKYENAAKYTAFSLQASIVLMGFGMNLTQVINTSKVGFVDTAISVVFVMTCGLLLGKFLKIDSKISLLISAGTAICGGSAIAAVAPVIRAKNAQISFALVVVFILNAIALLIFPGIGHYFHLSQETFGYWAAIAIHDTSSVVGAGATYGAKALEIATTVKLIRALWIIPLSLVVAFSQKDKTAGKIKFPWFIGLFIMSILLAYWLPGFAKTFSHLHWLGQRGMVVALFLIGANISFSEAKKAGYKSFVLGILLWLLIGLGSFIMLTSKF; this is encoded by the coding sequence ATGAAATTAAATCAAAGACACACCAGTACGCTCTACGGGATCATTCTTTTTCTCTGTTTCCTGCCATTTATCTCGCCAGCCATAGCTTTGGCCTTGGGGATCATGCTTTCGTTTCTGGGTTTAAAATATGAGAATGCGGCCAAGTACACGGCTTTTTCTCTACAAGCTTCAATTGTGTTAATGGGTTTTGGTATGAATCTGACTCAAGTGATAAACACATCAAAGGTTGGTTTTGTGGATACAGCCATCTCGGTTGTATTTGTGATGACTTGTGGTTTATTATTGGGAAAATTTCTTAAGATTGATTCAAAAATCAGTCTTTTGATATCTGCCGGCACAGCAATTTGCGGGGGGAGTGCTATTGCCGCTGTTGCTCCGGTGATTCGGGCTAAGAATGCTCAGATTTCATTTGCTTTGGTTGTGGTCTTTATTCTCAATGCCATTGCTTTGCTCATATTTCCGGGCATTGGGCACTATTTTCATTTAAGTCAGGAAACCTTTGGTTATTGGGCAGCTATTGCAATTCACGATACCAGTTCGGTGGTTGGTGCCGGAGCCACTTATGGTGCCAAGGCTCTTGAAATAGCGACAACCGTAAAATTAATAAGAGCCTTATGGATTATACCTTTATCATTAGTGGTTGCTTTTTCACAAAAGGATAAGACGGCCGGAAAAATAAAGTTTCCCTGGTTTATAGGTCTGTTTATAATGAGTATACTGCTTGCCTATTGGCTGCCTGGTTTTGCAAAAACCTTTTCTCATCTGCACTGGTTAGGTCAACGGGGGATGGTTGTTGCCCTATTCTTAATAGGTGCCAATATTTCTTTTTCTGAAGCCAAAAAAGCGGGATACAAAAGTTTTGTTCTGGGAATTTTACTATGGTTACTAATAGGATTGGGTTCGTTTATCATGTTAACATCTAAATTCTGA
- a CDS encoding LysR family transcriptional regulator produces the protein MDYRDEVFLSVAENLSFSKAAEDLFISQPAVTKHIKELEAKLNMALFERRGNKVYLTKAGKLTYNYLNRIKQEYREMEFELGRLNDTFKGTLRIGASSTISQYIIPKVIAAFHKRYPKIELYLLNGNSFEMEQKLFDNEIDLALVENASSQASIKYIDFLDDELVIVTASNSVYAKKKSLSADDLQTLPIVLREKGSGTLEVIQKALSKYSIPIDKLNILIHLGSTEAIKNFLCDFDGIALVSEKSIEKELRLKEITKLTLNSIRLTRKFRIALLRGHEVSSTKLFIEFLSAYNF, from the coding sequence ATGGATTATAGAGATGAGGTTTTTTTATCGGTTGCAGAGAATCTGAGTTTCTCGAAGGCTGCAGAAGATTTGTTTATAAGCCAACCCGCTGTAACCAAGCATATCAAAGAGTTGGAAGCCAAATTGAATATGGCCCTGTTCGAACGAAGAGGGAATAAGGTTTATCTCACCAAAGCGGGCAAGCTCACCTATAACTATTTAAACAGGATTAAGCAGGAATACCGGGAAATGGAATTTGAGCTGGGACGCCTGAATGATACCTTTAAGGGCACATTGCGGATAGGAGCCAGTTCAACCATATCGCAATATATCATACCTAAAGTGATTGCTGCCTTTCACAAACGCTATCCCAAAATTGAGCTCTATTTATTAAACGGCAATTCGTTTGAGATGGAGCAAAAACTGTTTGATAACGAGATCGATTTGGCCCTGGTTGAAAATGCGTCTTCTCAGGCCAGTATTAAATATATCGATTTTCTCGACGATGAACTTGTTATTGTAACAGCGAGTAACAGTGTGTATGCCAAAAAGAAAAGCCTTTCAGCCGACGATCTTCAAACACTGCCTATTGTTTTGAGAGAGAAGGGATCCGGGACACTCGAAGTGATTCAGAAAGCATTGTCAAAATACAGCATTCCCATAGATAAACTCAATATTTTAATTCATCTGGGAAGTACCGAAGCCATTAAGAATTTTTTGTGCGATTTCGATGGCATTGCCCTTGTTTCAGAAAAGTCGATTGAAAAAGAATTGAGACTGAAAGAAATCACAAAACTTACTTTAAATAGCATTCGTTTGACTAGAAAGTTCAGAATCGCACTTCTGCGTGGCCATGAGGTTTCATCGACTAAATTATTTATTGAATTCCTTTCTGCATATAACTTCTAG